A window of Pyrobaculum aerophilum str. IM2 contains these coding sequences:
- a CDS encoding DNA repair exonuclease: protein MKILHVSDAHLGRAQYGLPEREEDYYKAFEEALKLGKSADAVLITGDLFDTRRPPTRALLRFVEAAEAAGITIYAIGGNHDFSYVRFKAESERCPDSRCPQDTVLKLLDRVKLLKLLCWESADIGGVFIFGACATPKEYAGDYRKMLLKAPPGAILAIHQAIEGVRARYPAEEDDYTMPQSVFQGLSYIHIAAGHVHDHLAQHPLGAVWAGSLELWDAGEFETWDYAGSFEKTQEEAAKGVILIDASGRAVSLKAFRLRRNRQLYKIRLHVRDKKELFQAAEEAARMFDRPGAVIRLEIWGTLEEGVRTRQIATIFSKSLYVDVVDRTSTPQKAVSLRGSAMEELWRLMKERLGNSAEVVIKAMELLREGEKEAAYRLLLKALYD from the coding sequence ATGAAAATTCTCCACGTATCAGACGCCCATTTAGGCAGGGCGCAATACGGCCTACCCGAGAGGGAGGAGGATTATTACAAGGCCTTTGAAGAGGCGTTAAAACTCGGCAAGTCCGCAGACGCCGTATTAATAACAGGCGATCTCTTCGACACTAGGAGGCCTCCTACGAGAGCCCTCCTCCGCTTCGTAGAGGCCGCAGAGGCGGCTGGAATTACGATTTACGCCATAGGGGGCAATCACGACTTCAGTTACGTCAGATTTAAGGCGGAAAGCGAGCGGTGTCCAGATTCCCGTTGTCCCCAGGATACTGTACTGAAACTATTAGATAGAGTAAAGCTGTTAAAGCTGTTGTGCTGGGAATCCGCAGATATAGGAGGTGTGTTTATATTCGGCGCTTGCGCCACGCCTAAAGAGTACGCGGGGGATTACAGGAAAATGTTGCTTAAGGCGCCTCCCGGCGCCATACTGGCAATACACCAGGCAATAGAGGGAGTCAGGGCGAGGTATCCCGCTGAAGAAGACGACTACACCATGCCCCAGTCCGTGTTTCAAGGCCTCTCTTACATCCACATCGCCGCGGGCCATGTCCACGACCACTTGGCCCAACACCCCCTGGGGGCTGTGTGGGCCGGATCCCTTGAGCTGTGGGACGCGGGGGAGTTCGAGACTTGGGACTACGCGGGGAGTTTTGAAAAGACTCAAGAGGAGGCGGCAAAGGGGGTAATTCTAATTGACGCCTCGGGCCGGGCGGTGTCCTTAAAGGCGTTTCGACTACGGCGCAATAGACAACTATACAAAATTAGGCTCCACGTCAGAGATAAAAAAGAGCTTTTCCAAGCCGCCGAGGAGGCGGCGAGAATGTTCGACAGACCGGGCGCGGTGATAAGACTGGAGATTTGGGGTACGCTTGAAGAGGGAGTGAGGACTAGGCAAATCGCAACGATATTTTCCAAGTCGCTATACGTAGACGTAGTAGACCGCACTTCTACTCCGCAAAAAGCCGTCTCCCTCAGGGGATCAGCCATGGAGGAACTGTGGAGGCTCATGAAGGAGAGGCTTGGGAACAGCGCTGAGGTGGTTATTAAAGCCATGGAACTTTTGAGGGAGGGCGAAAAAGAGGCCGCGTATAGGCTGTTATTAAAGGCGCTGTATGATTAG
- a CDS encoding AAA family ATPase — translation MIRRIELLNFKAHGKASFKFGDGVNFIYGPNGSGKTSIMEAISVALFGSQWVRKVGGKWADYLRRGATSGEVKLYMSHMGSEILIVRKFGENGTTPSGTYMSINGSIIARGDADVTAAVINKLGIGIEEYRNLLYIRQGELRRVLQEAAYIDKILRLDEFDKLDELLRELLNELRAKRERVGGKWEELERRRQLLATKTESLRQRLAELEKKLGELAGVKEKYLEAERRYLKLKEQYVSLAKEREGLEKKFEELAQAAIEAERDLELLEKEIEEIKRASEELKGLPQIGDVEREYYELRQLISIAEKIPPEARSYDPVRLEEARRRLEEATKRLAEVNTRLELIRDVVRLASRAEGGVCPICGSPLRPEAVKRHELELAGLEREVKRLEDLVQQLRAEVRKYESLDKMYQAYKDYLKIDLTSAKRKLAELEELYRKKTETERRRSYLTALVERERDVAERIKEVRRRLEENEKRLKEVSSRLSQIDREVEEVKSSLEEAEALYQQLRVKHDEYLATEALVRELKAQLKDAESELESVKTEIEKMRGEIEKLDKALATGKNIRNTLGEIKPLARQILLRAINEELNYVFLKLRHKESFKSAQLVELNGRYVARISTPTGYIEHNLLSLGEQNLLALSIRVALARALLGGAPFMMLDEPTEHLDEEHRRRIVELVRDLTSVVPTIVVTSHLGEFEEVADVVIQL, via the coding sequence ATGATTAGGCGTATTGAGCTGTTAAATTTTAAAGCCCACGGAAAGGCCTCTTTTAAGTTCGGCGACGGCGTGAATTTCATCTACGGCCCGAACGGCTCGGGGAAGACCTCCATAATGGAAGCCATATCTGTGGCGCTTTTCGGCTCTCAGTGGGTTAGAAAAGTGGGCGGCAAATGGGCGGATTATTTGCGCAGAGGCGCCACGTCGGGAGAAGTGAAGCTATACATGAGCCACATGGGCAGTGAAATCCTCATTGTTAGGAAATTCGGCGAAAACGGCACTACTCCCTCCGGCACTTACATGTCAATTAACGGCTCTATCATAGCCCGGGGAGATGCCGACGTAACGGCGGCGGTAATAAACAAATTAGGAATAGGGATAGAGGAATACCGCAACCTCCTGTATATTAGACAGGGCGAGTTGAGGAGAGTTCTGCAAGAGGCCGCGTATATCGACAAAATACTTCGCCTCGACGAATTCGACAAATTAGACGAGCTGTTGAGGGAGTTGCTCAACGAACTCCGCGCCAAGAGAGAACGCGTCGGGGGCAAGTGGGAGGAGTTGGAGCGGAGGAGGCAACTGCTCGCAACAAAGACAGAGAGTTTGAGGCAGAGGCTGGCTGAGCTGGAGAAAAAACTGGGAGAACTAGCCGGCGTTAAAGAGAAGTATTTAGAGGCGGAGAGGAGGTATCTAAAGCTTAAAGAGCAATACGTCTCCTTGGCGAAGGAGAGGGAGGGGCTGGAGAAAAAATTTGAGGAGCTGGCCCAGGCGGCAATTGAGGCGGAGAGGGATTTAGAGCTTTTAGAAAAAGAGATTGAGGAGATTAAGCGGGCGTCTGAGGAGCTCAAGGGCCTGCCCCAAATAGGCGATGTGGAGAGGGAGTACTACGAGTTGCGGCAACTGATCTCCATCGCCGAAAAAATCCCCCCTGAGGCGCGGAGCTACGACCCTGTAAGGCTAGAAGAGGCGAGGCGGAGGCTAGAGGAGGCCACTAAAAGGCTGGCTGAGGTTAATACAAGGCTTGAGCTTATTAGAGACGTGGTGAGACTGGCCAGCCGGGCGGAAGGCGGCGTGTGTCCAATCTGCGGGTCGCCCCTCCGCCCAGAGGCTGTGAAGAGACATGAGCTTGAATTGGCAGGGTTGGAGAGGGAAGTCAAGAGGCTAGAGGACCTCGTTCAACAGCTACGAGCTGAGGTGCGGAAATACGAATCTCTTGACAAAATGTATCAAGCCTATAAGGACTATTTAAAAATTGACTTAACCTCAGCGAAGCGAAAGCTGGCAGAGCTGGAGGAGCTGTACCGCAAAAAGACGGAGACAGAAAGGAGGAGATCATATCTTACGGCGTTAGTGGAGAGGGAAAGAGATGTGGCGGAGAGGATAAAAGAGGTGAGGCGGAGGCTGGAGGAGAACGAGAAGAGGTTAAAAGAAGTAAGCAGTAGACTTAGCCAAATTGACCGCGAGGTGGAAGAGGTGAAGTCTTCGCTTGAGGAGGCGGAGGCTTTATACCAACAGCTCAGAGTTAAACACGACGAGTATTTAGCCACAGAGGCCCTCGTCAGAGAGCTAAAGGCCCAGTTAAAAGATGCGGAGAGCGAGTTGGAATCTGTGAAAACTGAAATTGAAAAAATGCGGGGCGAGATTGAGAAATTAGACAAGGCCTTGGCAACTGGCAAGAACATTCGGAATACGCTGGGGGAAATAAAACCGCTTGCAAGGCAGATACTCCTCCGCGCTATAAATGAGGAGTTAAACTACGTCTTTCTTAAGCTCAGACACAAGGAGTCTTTTAAGTCGGCTCAGTTAGTGGAATTAAACGGCCGCTACGTCGCCAGGATCTCAACGCCTACGGGGTACATAGAGCATAATTTACTATCGCTGGGAGAGCAGAACCTCCTGGCACTATCTATACGGGTGGCGCTTGCCAGAGCCCTTTTAGGCGGAGCGCCCTTTATGATGCTTGACGAGCCCACGGAGCACCTCGACGAGGAGCACAGAAGGAGAATTGTGGAATTAGTAAGAGATCTCACCTCTGTTGTGCCCACAATAGTAGTGACTTCTCATCTAGGCGAATTTGAGGAAGTGGCCGACGTGGTAATTCAGCTGTAG
- the prf1 gene encoding peptide chain release factor aRF-1: protein MSFNRPPNGVYYIRSAVELRAFVNLLKKFKGYATTLITLYINAERPIPDVVNLLRSEWSTAANIKDKTTRTHVQDTLERIINNLKGEAKAPENGMAVFAGFHMINQGNYEWVYYVVIPPQPINTFKYICDTAFHTELLEDQLHAGVVYGIVVIERGEAVIALLKGGQWEVVKSVEFFVPGKHHAGGQSANRFKRQTEHLAEAFYKMVAEEANKIFLQIPTLKGIIVAGPGPTKEDFLEEGGLDYRLKDKILAIVPACCANEYGVMEAIRNAQEQLKESEYVKAKEVMDKVMYYAVKKSEYLVYGRERALKALEMGIADIIVIAEELGEDAVLEVIMKAEEKGIKVEVVPRGVEESKTLMQAFGGYVALLSTPVWVLEQQLSIAEAAQR, encoded by the coding sequence ATGAGCTTTAACAGGCCGCCTAATGGCGTGTATTACATAAGAAGTGCGGTGGAGCTGAGGGCATTTGTGAACTTGCTGAAGAAATTTAAGGGCTACGCAACTACGCTTATTACCCTTTACATCAACGCCGAAAGGCCCATTCCTGACGTGGTAAACCTCTTGAGGTCTGAGTGGTCTACAGCGGCTAACATTAAGGATAAGACGACAAGAACCCACGTACAAGACACGTTGGAGAGAATTATTAACAACCTAAAGGGCGAGGCGAAAGCCCCCGAGAACGGCATGGCGGTTTTTGCCGGGTTCCACATGATAAATCAGGGGAATTATGAATGGGTGTATTACGTCGTGATTCCGCCGCAACCTATTAACACCTTTAAATACATCTGCGACACTGCTTTCCACACGGAGTTGTTAGAGGATCAGTTACATGCCGGAGTGGTTTACGGAATTGTGGTAATTGAGAGGGGCGAGGCCGTCATAGCCTTATTAAAGGGCGGGCAGTGGGAAGTGGTGAAGTCTGTGGAGTTTTTCGTGCCCGGAAAACACCACGCAGGGGGTCAGTCGGCCAACCGCTTTAAGCGCCAGACGGAGCACTTAGCTGAGGCTTTTTACAAAATGGTAGCGGAGGAGGCGAATAAAATATTTCTCCAAATACCCACGTTAAAGGGCATAATTGTGGCGGGGCCGGGCCCCACGAAAGAGGACTTTCTAGAGGAGGGCGGTCTTGACTACCGCCTAAAGGACAAAATACTGGCAATTGTGCCTGCTTGTTGCGCCAATGAATACGGCGTGATGGAGGCTATTAGAAACGCCCAAGAGCAATTAAAAGAGAGCGAGTACGTAAAGGCTAAGGAGGTAATGGACAAGGTGATGTACTACGCCGTTAAGAAAAGCGAGTATTTAGTATACGGCCGCGAGAGGGCGTTAAAGGCCTTGGAGATGGGGATAGCTGATATAATTGTAATCGCCGAGGAGTTGGGAGAGGACGCCGTGTTAGAAGTAATTATGAAAGCGGAGGAAAAGGGGATCAAAGTGGAGGTGGTGCCCAGGGGCGTGGAGGAGTCGAAGACGTTAATGCAAGCCTTCGGCGGCTACGTGGCGTTGCTCTCCACTCCTGTATGGGTACTTGAGCAACAGTTGAGTATTGCCGAGGCCGCCCAGCGCTGA
- the rpsJ gene encoding 30S ribosomal protein S10, which yields MSLASRRKVRIRLYGTNPADVEQVAREIVDLAKKMGVQVRGPIPLPTRRLIVTVRRAPSGQGYHTFDHWEMRISKRLIDIEASERVLRRLMTIRVPDTVKIELQLI from the coding sequence ATGTCTCTAGCCTCTAGGAGAAAGGTGAGAATAAGGCTTTACGGCACAAATCCCGCCGATGTGGAGCAAGTGGCCAGGGAAATTGTGGATTTAGCCAAAAAAATGGGAGTACAAGTCAGGGGGCCCATCCCGTTGCCCACAAGGCGTTTAATTGTCACAGTGAGAAGAGCGCCTTCGGGCCAGGGATATCACACATTTGACCACTGGGAGATGAGGATATCAAAGCGACTTATAGACATAGAGGCGTCTGAGAGAGTTCTCCGCAGGCTAATGACTATAAGAGTGCCAGACACTGTAAAAATAGAACTACAACTCATCTAA
- the surE gene encoding 5'/3'-nucleotidase SurE: protein MKILVTNDDGVHSPGLRLLYQFALSLGDVDVVAPESPKSATGLGITLHKPLRMYEVDLCGFRAIATSGTPSDTVYLATFGLGRKYDIVLSGINLGDNTSLQVILSSGTLGAAFQAALLGIPALAYSAYLENWNELLNNKEAVEIMGAVVSSTASYVLKNGMPQGVDVISVNFPRRLGRGVRAKLVKAAKLRYAQQVVERVDPRGVRYYWLYGRDLAPEPETDVYVVLKEGGIAITPLTLNLNAVDAHREVDMDSLNRMVEYINASL from the coding sequence GTGAAGATCTTGGTCACTAATGACGACGGCGTTCACAGCCCGGGGCTGAGGCTTCTCTACCAATTCGCCTTATCTCTGGGAGACGTGGACGTAGTTGCCCCCGAGTCGCCAAAATCAGCCACAGGGCTCGGCATCACTCTCCACAAACCCCTCAGGATGTACGAAGTAGATTTATGCGGCTTTAGGGCAATTGCCACGTCGGGCACTCCCTCCGACACGGTTTACCTTGCCACCTTCGGCCTAGGGCGGAAGTACGACATAGTCCTCTCCGGCATTAATCTTGGGGACAACACTTCACTCCAGGTTATACTGTCATCGGGCACTCTAGGCGCCGCCTTCCAAGCGGCGCTTCTGGGAATCCCCGCTTTGGCTTATTCGGCGTATTTAGAGAACTGGAACGAACTTTTAAATAATAAAGAGGCCGTTGAAATAATGGGCGCCGTGGTCTCCTCCACAGCCAGTTACGTCTTAAAAAACGGCATGCCCCAGGGAGTTGACGTTATAAGCGTTAACTTTCCCAGAAGGCTGGGGAGAGGAGTTAGGGCGAAGTTGGTCAAGGCGGCAAAACTACGCTACGCCCAGCAAGTAGTGGAGCGGGTGGATCCCCGGGGGGTGAGGTACTATTGGCTATACGGCAGGGACCTCGCCCCAGAGCCCGAAACAGACGTATATGTGGTGTTAAAAGAGGGCGGTATCGCCATCACCCCCCTGACTTTAAACCTCAACGCGGTGGATGCCCACAGGGAAGTGGACATGGATTCCCTAAACCGCATGGTGGAGTACATTAACGCGTCGCTATGA
- a CDS encoding winged helix-turn-helix domain-containing protein has translation MYAVHMARAKTAKAYSDPKRVQLLKIIEDKGLVTHGQLAKLTGLSWGRLQWHLYVLEREGLIKRVVKDGLVYYAPAHLTIELFSAQE, from the coding sequence ATGTACGCCGTACACATGGCGAGGGCAAAAACCGCAAAGGCCTATTCAGATCCCAAGAGGGTACAGCTCTTAAAAATAATAGAAGATAAAGGGCTGGTGACGCATGGACAGTTGGCAAAGTTGACGGGGCTGAGCTGGGGTCGGCTACAATGGCATTTATACGTGCTTGAGCGTGAGGGCTTAATTAAAAGAGTAGTAAAAGACGGCTTAGTCTACTACGCCCCGGCGCATTTGACTATTGAGCTTTTTTCAGCTCAAGAATAA
- a CDS encoding tRNA-wybutosine modification methyltransferase TYW3 gives MGVVDRRVFEARKRAFVERLEREALQERVDGDILPLLRLLNRHPHIYTTSSCSGRIMVAEAVRPSYSKGRGFRPVAKWHYPIDSDIVKEVLEGVDNAWLMVRGAILHISAADAKTAYRLVELGRETGHKHSGIIAMNKGGIFVEILGEERLDIPLKSRGRVLTDVEVAVEAANKTLILAKLRLFWLAARIEAELFGVEAPTSEEIRGAIRRFLSCL, from the coding sequence GTGGGCGTTGTAGACAGGAGAGTTTTCGAAGCGCGGAAGAGGGCCTTTGTGGAGAGGCTTGAGAGGGAGGCGTTGCAAGAGAGAGTAGACGGCGACATATTGCCGCTTTTAAGGCTCCTTAACCGGCACCCCCACATCTACACTACCTCAAGCTGTAGCGGCAGGATTATGGTGGCTGAGGCGGTGAGGCCTAGTTACAGCAAGGGCAGGGGGTTTAGGCCTGTTGCTAAGTGGCATTACCCCATTGACAGCGACATTGTGAAAGAGGTATTAGAGGGGGTGGACAACGCCTGGCTCATGGTGAGGGGGGCGATTTTACACATCTCCGCCGCCGATGCAAAGACTGCATATAGGCTAGTGGAGCTGGGGAGGGAGACCGGCCATAAACACAGCGGTATTATCGCCATGAATAAGGGAGGTATTTTCGTGGAAATCTTGGGAGAGGAGCGTCTGGACATACCGCTTAAAAGCCGCGGCAGAGTTCTTACAGACGTAGAGGTCGCAGTGGAGGCGGCTAATAAAACTCTAATTCTGGCAAAACTCCGCCTCTTTTGGCTAGCCGCGAGGATTGAGGCGGAGCTCTTCGGCGTGGAGGCGCCTACAAGCGAGGAGATAAGAGGGGCAATCCGGCGGTTTCTCTCTTGTCTTTAA
- a CDS encoding dihydrodipicolinate synthase family protein: MKLEGVIVATVMPFAKDGVNYEGLRLLLSKIVEAGYHGVFPTSSTGEVTKLSAEERVRVMQLAKEVAGGKALVVAGTGTGDHVSTIDIARKYKDVGVDAILITPPYYIQYDWAALYAFYKKVLDKVDIPVILYTIPLATGYNVPVEVFEMVAGEYSQVVGVKDSSGDFRYHLDLIHLLGKRLSVLQGLDMLFVPSLVMGAHGGILAGPNFLGRITLEQYLLVKEGKIAEAVALHNKLMPLWRFMGGCGLVGKLGGKWPTLYKLATQLVHGIDMGPPREPLPPVDDKDRRELEKILKELGLI; the protein is encoded by the coding sequence ATGAAACTAGAAGGGGTTATTGTGGCCACAGTAATGCCGTTTGCAAAAGACGGCGTTAATTACGAGGGCTTGAGATTGCTCTTGTCGAAAATTGTGGAGGCCGGTTATCACGGCGTGTTTCCCACGTCTTCAACGGGAGAGGTGACTAAACTATCGGCGGAAGAGAGGGTGAGGGTTATGCAACTGGCTAAGGAGGTTGCGGGCGGCAAGGCGTTGGTCGTCGCCGGTACTGGCACTGGGGATCACGTATCTACAATTGACATTGCGAGGAAATATAAAGACGTTGGCGTCGACGCCATACTCATCACTCCGCCTTATTATATCCAGTACGACTGGGCCGCCCTGTACGCCTTTTATAAAAAGGTATTGGATAAAGTGGACATTCCAGTGATTCTGTACACAATCCCCCTGGCCACTGGCTATAACGTGCCCGTGGAGGTTTTTGAAATGGTGGCAGGCGAGTACAGCCAGGTGGTTGGAGTTAAAGACAGTAGCGGCGATTTTAGATACCACCTAGATCTCATCCATCTACTCGGCAAGAGACTGTCTGTCCTCCAGGGGCTGGATATGTTGTTTGTCCCGTCTTTAGTAATGGGGGCACACGGCGGGATTCTGGCGGGGCCCAATTTCCTAGGCAGGATCACCCTTGAGCAATACCTCCTCGTCAAAGAGGGGAAAATCGCAGAGGCAGTAGCCCTCCACAACAAGCTAATGCCCCTCTGGAGATTTATGGGCGGATGCGGGCTGGTGGGAAAGCTGGGCGGGAAGTGGCCCACGCTATACAAACTAGCCACGCAGCTCGTCCACGGCATAGACATGGGGCCTCCGAGAGAGCCCCTGCCGCCAGTTGACGACAAGGACAGGCGCGAGTTGGAGAAGATTTTAAAAGAGCTCGGGTTAATATAA
- a CDS encoding TldD/PmbA family protein, which translates to MESLLYRALDYGLSQGASYVEIRWQRDSGSVAVMRNSHLEYSARYVNEGIAVRVVAGGGLGFAATSRIDAEEVFEAVENAIKLAKLAGRMRKTPVALSEEALARFSYHLPDIELEPVELLKTLDDYVDKSLSVRRLAANVWRTEKRIVTSDGADVYSKVPRVYVFAMLIKHEPSLGSLQRDVFLGGTSQDSITGAEKVLEEESKKLHTLLEKARAVPPGRYDIVFAPEMTGILVHESIGHPFELDRIYGREGAEAGESYIKPGNWGVKIGSDLVNITDNPAIPGTYGFYLVDDEGVVARPKRLVYRGVATEFIANRQYAAVIGSRSNAGARASLFDREPIPRMSNTYMEPGDWKPDEIIRDTRRGIYVVSYTEWNINDTRYSGRYGILEGYLIENGELKNPVKGFIEVDTPELWGNVDAVGKDFQLFVGTCGKGNPSQGIPVTMGGPTFRSRNLRVV; encoded by the coding sequence ATGGAATCTCTGTTGTACAGAGCTTTGGACTACGGCTTATCGCAAGGCGCGTCGTATGTTGAAATCCGGTGGCAGAGAGATAGCGGGTCTGTGGCGGTTATGCGGAACAGCCACCTGGAGTACTCAGCTAGATACGTCAACGAGGGGATAGCCGTCAGAGTTGTCGCCGGCGGCGGCCTGGGCTTTGCGGCTACTTCGAGAATAGACGCTGAGGAAGTCTTCGAGGCCGTGGAAAACGCGATTAAGCTCGCAAAGCTGGCAGGAAGGATGAGGAAGACTCCTGTCGCGCTGAGCGAAGAGGCGCTGGCCAGGTTCAGCTACCACCTGCCCGACATAGAGCTAGAACCAGTGGAGCTGTTAAAAACTCTTGACGACTATGTCGATAAGAGCTTGTCAGTGAGGCGACTGGCGGCAAACGTCTGGAGGACTGAGAAGCGTATAGTGACAAGCGACGGCGCAGATGTATACAGCAAAGTGCCCAGAGTATACGTCTTTGCCATGTTAATTAAACACGAGCCGTCTCTTGGCAGTTTGCAGAGAGATGTATTCCTAGGCGGCACGTCTCAAGACTCCATCACGGGGGCTGAAAAAGTGTTGGAGGAGGAGTCGAAAAAACTGCACACGCTACTGGAAAAAGCCAGGGCAGTGCCGCCGGGTAGGTACGACATAGTATTTGCGCCAGAGATGACTGGAATACTCGTCCACGAGTCTATAGGGCATCCCTTTGAGCTAGACAGAATATACGGGAGGGAGGGGGCGGAGGCCGGCGAGTCTTACATAAAGCCGGGCAATTGGGGGGTTAAAATCGGCAGTGATTTAGTAAACATTACTGACAACCCGGCAATTCCCGGCACTTACGGCTTTTACCTCGTTGACGACGAGGGCGTAGTGGCGCGTCCAAAACGCCTTGTATACAGGGGCGTGGCCACTGAGTTCATCGCCAACAGGCAATACGCCGCGGTAATTGGATCTCGCAGCAACGCCGGGGCGAGGGCATCTCTTTTCGACCGAGAGCCCATACCGAGGATGTCTAATACGTATATGGAGCCCGGGGATTGGAAGCCTGATGAAATAATTAGGGATACTAGGCGCGGGATATACGTAGTATCATATACCGAGTGGAATATAAACGACACGAGGTACTCTGGGAGGTATGGAATACTAGAGGGCTACTTGATTGAAAACGGCGAGTTGAAAAACCCAGTGAAGGGCTTTATTGAAGTGGACACGCCGGAGCTCTGGGGGAACGTAGACGCCGTAGGTAAAGACTTTCAACTATTCGTTGGCACATGCGGCAAGGGAAACCCCTCACAAGGTATCCCCGTGACTATGGGAGGGCCAACTTTTAGAAGTAGGAATTTGAGAGTAGTATGA
- a CDS encoding TldD/PmbA family protein, with translation MIFKLLAGRADEAAVVKIKQLNYMIRFANDDITVFKNWQSENTFIYLSKARKTAFVGVTGPPTVEKIEEAVKSLASLPEDPLYIPLGGPQPAKYHEPPEDFSKLPDLVKTAVDSAQGVERSAGVVHLAYVTVTYEDTAGREGSYSVNRIYMTMRSFLGELSATSAAAGRRIGDIKAERLGEENSHILRLAKGLPQTRAEPSRTSLLLTPLVFGHIISEIAAVWASGSEILAGSSRYTKDDLGREVASPLLTVIDITHSQEAFGYTPFDMEGLTPRPVDVYKKGVLAGFLHTRRTAHALGMEPTGHALYNWTRPTPGHVYIAPGDGGTDVEDLFRELKNGVYIHNNWYTRFQNVKTGQFSTVGRDVALEVKNGKPAAVIKYIRIADTLENVAKNVALLSKETKQVYWWDMPTPTHSPYAILNNIGITT, from the coding sequence ATGATTTTTAAACTCTTGGCGGGGAGAGCCGACGAAGCCGCCGTGGTGAAGATAAAGCAGTTAAATTACATGATCAGATTCGCCAACGACGACATCACTGTGTTTAAAAATTGGCAGAGCGAAAACACTTTCATTTACCTATCAAAAGCGAGAAAAACTGCGTTTGTGGGAGTGACTGGGCCTCCCACTGTTGAAAAAATTGAAGAGGCTGTGAAAAGCCTCGCATCTCTCCCCGAGGATCCCCTCTATATACCGCTCGGCGGGCCTCAGCCGGCTAAATACCACGAGCCGCCGGAGGATTTCAGTAAATTGCCAGATTTAGTAAAAACAGCTGTTGACAGCGCTCAGGGCGTGGAGAGAAGCGCTGGCGTAGTACACCTAGCCTACGTAACAGTCACATATGAAGACACCGCGGGCAGAGAGGGGAGCTACTCTGTCAACAGGATTTACATGACTATGAGATCTTTCTTGGGGGAGCTCTCGGCGACTAGCGCAGCCGCGGGTAGGCGAATAGGCGACATAAAGGCGGAGAGGCTGGGGGAGGAAAACTCACATATTTTACGCCTGGCAAAGGGGCTTCCTCAGACAAGAGCAGAGCCCTCTAGGACTAGCCTATTACTCACGCCGCTGGTATTCGGCCATATTATAAGCGAAATAGCCGCCGTGTGGGCATCCGGCTCTGAGATCTTAGCAGGCAGCTCGAGATATACAAAAGACGACTTGGGGAGAGAAGTCGCCTCTCCCCTGTTAACAGTTATTGACATTACCCACAGCCAAGAGGCGTTTGGATACACGCCCTTTGATATGGAGGGCTTAACGCCGCGTCCAGTAGATGTGTATAAAAAAGGCGTATTAGCTGGCTTTTTACACACCCGCCGCACGGCTCACGCGCTGGGGATGGAGCCAACCGGGCACGCTTTATACAACTGGACAAGGCCAACGCCGGGGCATGTATACATAGCGCCAGGAGACGGGGGGACGGACGTTGAGGATTTGTTCAGAGAGTTGAAAAACGGCGTGTATATACACAATAATTGGTATACCCGCTTTCAAAACGTAAAAACAGGCCAGTTCTCCACAGTGGGCAGAGACGTTGCTCTTGAGGTAAAGAATGGAAAGCCCGCGGCAGTAATCAAGTACATTAGAATTGCCGACACGCTAGAAAACGTGGCGAAAAACGTCGCACTGCTCTCTAAAGAGACAAAACAAGTCTACTGGTGGGACATGCCAACGCCGACCCACAGCCCCTACGCCATATTAAACAACATCGGGATAACTACATGA